The Vicia villosa cultivar HV-30 ecotype Madison, WI linkage group LG1, Vvil1.0, whole genome shotgun sequence genome includes a region encoding these proteins:
- the LOC131622336 gene encoding uncharacterized protein LOC131622336: MEAEEILKLFDTFWFGHQSSLTSTGSHENKYHQSKQESSKESKLSRIRTNHTRSMSDELNNMTAFKHDSLSPKSVLFETKLQTIHSGKDVIDYIEAENQTQLRLQVSPKKNIVRNRRRKRESKSLSDLEFEEVKGFMDLGFVFSEEDKDSSLVSIIPGLQRLGKNDNDDEEEDSSVESMIQRPYLSEAWEVHEWRKKEKPLMNWKISVPTNDVDMKYSLKCWAHNVASTIK, encoded by the coding sequence ATGGAAGCAGAGGAAATCTTGAAACTCTTTGATACTTTTTGGTTTGGGCATCAAAGTTCTTTAACATCAACAGGCTCTCATGAAAACAAATATCATCAAAGTAAACAAGAATCATCAAAAGAATCAAAGCTTTCTCGAATCCGAACCAATCACACAAGGTCCATGAGTGATGAATTAAACAACATGACAGCTTTCAAACATGATTCTCTTTCTCCAAAATCTGTCCTTTTTGAAACAAAGCTTCAAACAATCCACTCAGGGAAAGATGTCATAGACTACATAGAAGCCGAAAACCAAACACAGTTGCGGCTTCAAGTTTCGCCTAAGAAGAACATCGTAAGAAATAGAAGgaggaagagagaaagcaagagtTTATCAGACCTTGAGTTTGAGGAGGTAAAAGGGTTCATGGATCTTGGTTTTGTTTTCTCGGAGGAAGATAAAGATTCGAGCTTGGTTTCAATCATACCGGGGTTGCAAAGGTTAGGAAAGAATGATAACGACGACGAAGAAGAGGATTCTTCTGTTGAATCTATGATTCAAAGACCTTACCTTTCTGAAGCATGGGAGGTTCATGAatggagaaagaaagagaagccTTTGATGAATTGGAAAATTTCTGTTCCTACCAATGATGTTGATATGAAATATAGTCTCAAATGTTGGGCTCATAATGTTGCTTCCACTATAAAATGA